From Streptomyces sp. NBC_00683, one genomic window encodes:
- a CDS encoding GTP-binding protein, whose translation MDSAVSEAPLFTPRQPGPRDQPDESVQAWQLDHTRAPIATKIVVAGGFGVGKTTFVGSVSEITPLQTEAMMTQASEETDDLTATPDKVTTTVAMDFGRLTLDDDLVLYVFGTPGQQRFWFMWDDLVRGAIGAVVLADTRRLADCFPALDYFESCGLPYIVAVNHFEGSTGYEESDVREALTVPPHVPVVIMDARKRITVVESLLALVGHALDVTPA comes from the coding sequence ATGGACTCCGCCGTCTCTGAGGCTCCGCTCTTCACCCCGCGTCAGCCGGGGCCTCGGGACCAGCCCGACGAGTCGGTGCAGGCCTGGCAGCTGGACCACACGCGTGCGCCGATCGCCACCAAGATCGTGGTCGCGGGCGGCTTCGGCGTGGGCAAGACGACCTTCGTGGGCTCGGTCTCGGAGATAACCCCTCTGCAGACCGAAGCGATGATGACGCAGGCCAGTGAGGAGACCGACGACCTCACCGCCACGCCCGACAAGGTCACCACGACCGTCGCGATGGACTTCGGCCGTCTCACGCTCGACGACGACCTCGTGCTGTACGTGTTCGGCACACCCGGCCAGCAGCGCTTCTGGTTCATGTGGGACGACCTCGTACGTGGTGCGATCGGTGCGGTCGTGCTCGCCGACACCCGGCGCCTCGCCGACTGCTTCCCGGCACTCGACTACTTCGAGAGCTGCGGACTTCCGTACATCGTCGCCGTCAACCACTTCGAGGGATCGACCGGTTACGAGGAGAGTGACGTCAGGGAGGCCCTGACGGTACCGCCGCACGTGCCTGTTGTGATCATGGATGCGCGTAAGAGGATCACGGTCGTCGAATCGCTGCTCGCCCTCGTGGGGCACGCGCTCGACGTCACTCCCGCGTAA
- a CDS encoding DUF742 domain-containing protein codes for MTSAAEPVRKLPVRGSDRRPARVRPYSLTGGRTRFGHVLLVETFVAALEAPEERRELTNGNLASRVMPELRAIVELCRRMRTVAEISALLKMPLGVVRVLLSDLADQGKIRVYGTGHGTGQPDRALLERVLNGLRRL; via the coding sequence GTGACCTCTGCTGCTGAACCCGTACGCAAGCTCCCCGTCCGGGGGTCCGACCGCAGGCCCGCACGGGTCCGCCCGTACTCCCTCACCGGCGGCCGCACCCGCTTCGGCCACGTCCTGCTCGTCGAGACGTTCGTCGCAGCGCTGGAGGCCCCCGAGGAGCGCCGTGAACTCACGAACGGCAACCTCGCCTCGCGCGTCATGCCGGAGCTCCGCGCCATCGTCGAACTCTGCCGTCGTATGCGTACGGTCGCGGAGATCTCGGCCCTGTTGAAGATGCCGCTCGGTGTGGTCCGGGTGCTGCTCAGCGACTTGGCCGACCAGGGAAAGATCCGCGTGTACGGAACCGGTCACGGAACCGGTCAGCCCGACCGCGCACTGCTCGAAAGGGTGCTCAATGGACTCCGCCGTCTCTGA
- a CDS encoding roadblock/LC7 domain-containing protein, with translation MTAPSTFGLSTEARNLHWLLSNLVEEVPGVHSVTVVSSDGLMLLSSDPGLATAKPSETKTGPKGSSADLATIVSGIGSLTVGAAKLMDGGGVKQTMVAMDEGSVFVMSISDGSLLGVHATPDCDMSVVAYHMALFVGRAGHVLTPELRSELRKSMESAQ, from the coding sequence TTGACTGCGCCCAGCACGTTCGGGCTGAGTACCGAGGCCCGGAACCTTCACTGGTTGCTGAGCAATCTCGTGGAGGAGGTGCCAGGGGTCCACTCGGTCACCGTCGTCTCGTCCGACGGACTGATGCTGCTCTCCTCCGACCCCGGTCTCGCGACGGCCAAGCCTTCCGAGACGAAGACGGGCCCCAAGGGCTCGAGCGCCGACCTCGCCACCATCGTCTCCGGCATCGGCTCCCTCACCGTCGGCGCCGCGAAGCTGATGGACGGCGGCGGCGTCAAACAGACGATGGTCGCCATGGACGAGGGCAGCGTCTTCGTCATGTCGATCAGTGACGGCTCCCTGCTGGGTGTGCACGCCACCCCCGACTGCGACATGAGCGTCGTCGCCTACCACATGGCGCTCTTCGTCGGCCGCGCCGGACACGTACTCACCCCCGAACTCCGCAGTGAACTGCGCAAATCGATGGAGAGCGCCCAGTGA
- a CDS encoding sensor histidine kinase yields the protein MQKKRPRSKDSTRDGSGATPPAAGADKRTVRVRSRLVAGVAVVGITVIAAGAPAALGASSDLNESQRLVTLAELNQQAITLAHSLADERDDVTAHIAAGRDEDDAKDAGRVPAARVDQQVDEIRAAAPAALRRDLSTIPSLRRDALTGKGSALEAHQAYSEVISKLHDLADELAEKTPPRAADATRAPLALGGAVEQASATRGLLLAALSVPGTEPAEPQIDPFTGLPVQTRDEGDSENDRNRDELSAAAQQARVRELASLADFDQAAGPAARDKLASTVTGPEVNSAEKYLTRLTDRPELSEADRRTDRKKARTALSARIDRMRGVESALGTARVKSLEQLRDDDVTALELRIALLGGCLLIAVGVSTAVARTLTQPLAVLRIGAARLAAEPESAEPVRYTGRNDEFAQVVRSINTLHGKLHGLHHETAGRFESLQNERGGLIASREALSVQRAELQAQVAELTTALTQLKNTVHHTFVNLSLRTLGLVERQLGVIEGLEEREQDPERLATLFKLDHMATVMRRHSENMLVLAGTDHGHGHGGPIPLVDVMRAAVSEIERYERVTIQSLPPHSQIAGFAADDLSHLVAELLENATSFSPPDSHVELSGWLLESGEVMLSVQDEGIGMSAVRMGELNARLADPASFEAGEQAADGAGLGLQVTSMLAARHGVRVQLREQKGGGVTAVVVLPQALLPKAPPASSPPPVQMPGDAPTLNLPGSVAEANSNALPPRSAQVSEDPLIAAAERTVLEAGTDSVPAAPEEPAHAEPAAAEPMDAVPADVESAQAVLPGGAPAPEGPESDSPEADASGHAESEAETTMQVRLPVPQDAPGPYAIGPDSHERAADTSPAASPSDPVSAADVLPGPRQPMTEPLTDKGLPKRTPKVVTPAAAPVKERKGGLDRDALRRRLGGFQQGARDGRRDVEAEIAGSTDGSDGAESAPQTDHIELDDRTDGRFDETGDTVEEARS from the coding sequence GTGCAGAAGAAGCGGCCTCGGAGCAAGGACAGCACGCGCGACGGTTCCGGGGCGACGCCTCCGGCAGCGGGTGCTGACAAGCGGACCGTGCGGGTGCGCAGTCGGCTCGTCGCCGGCGTCGCCGTCGTAGGGATCACCGTCATCGCCGCGGGCGCCCCGGCGGCCCTCGGCGCGTCCTCCGATCTCAACGAGTCCCAGCGGCTGGTCACGCTCGCCGAGCTGAACCAGCAGGCCATCACGCTCGCCCACTCCCTCGCCGACGAACGCGACGATGTCACCGCCCACATCGCCGCCGGCCGGGACGAGGACGACGCCAAGGACGCCGGGCGCGTGCCCGCCGCCCGCGTCGACCAGCAGGTGGACGAGATCAGGGCGGCCGCCCCCGCCGCCCTGCGGCGCGACCTCTCCACCATCCCCTCGCTGCGCCGCGACGCCCTCACGGGCAAGGGATCGGCGCTGGAGGCCCACCAGGCGTACTCCGAGGTCATCTCCAAGCTCCACGACCTCGCCGACGAGCTGGCCGAGAAGACCCCGCCGCGTGCCGCCGACGCGACCCGCGCACCGCTCGCCCTCGGTGGCGCCGTCGAGCAGGCCTCCGCCACCCGGGGGCTGCTCCTGGCCGCGCTCTCCGTTCCCGGCACGGAGCCGGCGGAACCGCAGATCGACCCCTTCACCGGGCTCCCCGTCCAGACCCGGGACGAGGGCGACAGCGAGAACGACCGCAACCGCGACGAGCTGAGCGCCGCCGCCCAGCAGGCCCGGGTGCGCGAACTCGCCTCGCTCGCCGACTTCGACCAGGCCGCCGGCCCGGCCGCCCGGGACAAGCTCGCGTCCACCGTGACCGGCCCCGAGGTCAACAGCGCGGAGAAGTACCTCACCCGCCTCACCGACCGCCCCGAGCTGTCTGAGGCGGACCGCAGGACCGACCGCAAGAAGGCCCGCACCGCGCTCTCCGCCCGCATCGACCGGATGCGGGGCGTCGAGTCCGCGCTGGGCACCGCCCGGGTCAAGAGCCTGGAACAGCTGCGCGACGACGATGTCACCGCGCTCGAACTGCGCATCGCGCTGCTCGGCGGCTGCCTGCTGATCGCCGTCGGCGTCTCCACCGCGGTCGCACGCACCCTCACCCAGCCGCTCGCCGTCCTGCGGATCGGTGCGGCCCGCCTCGCCGCCGAACCCGAGAGCGCCGAGCCGGTCCGCTACACCGGGCGCAACGACGAGTTCGCCCAGGTCGTACGGTCCATCAACACCCTGCACGGCAAGCTGCACGGGCTGCACCACGAGACGGCCGGCCGCTTCGAGAGCCTGCAGAACGAGCGCGGCGGACTGATCGCGAGCCGCGAGGCCCTCTCCGTGCAGCGCGCCGAACTCCAGGCCCAGGTCGCCGAGCTCACCACCGCGCTGACGCAGCTGAAGAACACGGTCCACCACACCTTCGTCAACCTCTCCCTGCGCACGCTCGGTCTCGTCGAGCGCCAGCTCGGTGTCATCGAGGGACTCGAGGAGCGCGAGCAGGACCCGGAGCGTCTCGCCACTCTCTTCAAGCTGGACCACATGGCCACCGTCATGCGGCGTCACAGCGAGAACATGCTGGTCCTCGCCGGTACCGACCACGGGCACGGGCACGGGGGGCCGATCCCGCTGGTCGACGTGATGCGTGCGGCCGTCAGCGAGATCGAGCGGTACGAGCGGGTCACCATCCAGTCCCTGCCGCCGCACTCCCAGATCGCCGGCTTCGCCGCCGACGACCTGAGCCACCTCGTCGCCGAACTCCTGGAGAACGCGACGTCCTTCTCGCCCCCCGACTCCCATGTCGAGCTCTCCGGCTGGCTCCTGGAGTCCGGTGAGGTGATGCTCTCCGTGCAGGACGAGGGCATCGGCATGTCGGCGGTCCGCATGGGCGAGCTGAATGCCAGGCTGGCCGACCCGGCATCGTTCGAGGCCGGTGAACAGGCCGCGGACGGAGCCGGACTCGGACTCCAGGTGACGTCGATGCTGGCCGCGCGCCACGGCGTACGGGTGCAGCTGCGTGAGCAGAAGGGGGGCGGAGTGACAGCTGTCGTCGTACTCCCGCAGGCCCTGCTGCCGAAGGCGCCGCCCGCCTCGTCGCCGCCGCCCGTGCAGATGCCCGGGGACGCGCCCACGCTGAACCTGCCGGGTTCCGTCGCGGAGGCCAACTCCAACGCTCTGCCGCCGCGTTCGGCGCAGGTGTCCGAGGACCCGCTGATCGCCGCCGCCGAGCGGACGGTCCTGGAAGCGGGCACGGACAGCGTCCCCGCCGCGCCCGAGGAACCGGCGCACGCGGAGCCCGCGGCCGCGGAACCCATGGACGCCGTACCAGCGGACGTGGAATCCGCGCAGGCAGTGCTCCCGGGCGGAGCACCCGCGCCCGAGGGGCCCGAGAGCGACAGCCCCGAAGCGGACGCCTCCGGGCACGCCGAGTCCGAGGCCGAGACCACGATGCAGGTCCGGCTGCCGGTGCCGCAGGACGCGCCCGGCCCGTACGCCATCGGACCCGACAGCCACGAGCGCGCCGCGGACACGAGCCCCGCAGCCTCCCCGTCCGACCCCGTTTCCGCCGCCGACGTCCTCCCGGGCCCGCGGCAGCCGATGACGGAGCCCCTCACCGACAAGGGGCTGCCCAAGCGCACCCCCAAGGTCGTCACCCCCGCCGCGGCGCCCGTCAAGGAGCGCAAGGGCGGCCTGGACAGGGACGCCCTGCGCCGCAGGCTCGGCGGCTTCCAGCAGGGTGCGAGGGACGGCCGACGCGATGTCGAGGCCGAGATCGCCGGGAGCACCGACGGCAGCGACGGCGCCGAGAGCGCCCCACAGACCGACCACATTGAGCTGGACGACCGTACCGATGGTCGATTCGATGAGACGGGGGACACAGTCGAGGAGGCACGCAGTTGA